From Fulvivirga lutea:
ACATAGTTGCTGCTATTTATGTGGGCATACCACTGTTTGTCATCGGCTATGGGGTATGGTCTGTAAGTAACGACTTCTATATTTTCTTTTATAATGAGGTAAATTACCAACTGAAGGTAAGACGGCCGCTTTATCCAAAATATAGAGCCATATTACATAAGTATTGTGCCTACTATAAGCTATTATCTTCGCAAGATAAAGTAGAGTTTGAGCGCAAGCTCAGAAGGTTTATGTACTCCAAACGGTTTATTCCAAGAGGTATTCCCGTTGTTACTGATGAAATGCGTGTGTTGATATCAGCATCAGCTATTCAGCTAACATTTAAATTGCCAGAAGTTTATCTTGCGCATTTTGACAAAATTTTAATTTATCCTGATGAGTATTACTCTCATATCAATAAGAGGTATCACTTAGGTGAAGTAAACCCAAGAGCCGGCATCATAGTCCTATCATGGAAGGCATTTGTACAGGGTTATGGTGATTTGAAAGATTCTTACAACTTAGGCATCCATGAAATGGCACATGCTATTCATTTCGAGAATCGGATTAAAAATGAAGAGTTTGAATTTCTGAACAGAGAGGCTCTTTTTGCACTCGATAAAATCACAAGGCGAGAGATGGCAAACATTAGAGCAGGGAATGATCACCTTCTACGTGCCTATGCCGGAACTAACGAATATGAGTTTTTTGCAGTTACTCTGGAATATTTTTTTGAACAGCCTCAAGAGCTAAAGCGGGAACATCCAGACCTCTACGAAACGCTCAAAACTCTCCTTAATCAAGATCCTTTGAAATTGTATAAATTTGACCTCCATTAATCGATAAAAGAATGAACTGGAACGAACTTCTGTCAAGTCAGAGAAGTGCCGATAAAAAAGCACAACACGAACAAGGAAGAAGTGCCTTTGAGCAGGATTTTGATAGAATCGTTTTTTCGTATCCCTTTAGAAGACTTCAGGATAAAACCCAGGTTCATCCATTACCGGAACATGATTTTGTACATACCCGACTTACGCATAGTCTAGAAGTTTCAAGCGTTGGAAGGTCTTTAGGCAAGCGCGTAGGTGAAATTGTACTGGAAAGGAATAAGTCTCTTTCAGAACAATACTCTGCTCACGATTTTGGTGCTATTGTAGCTGCAGCTTCATTAACCCATGATATAGGCAACCCGCCTTTTGGGCACTCTGGCGAAGATGCCATTTCTGAGTTTTTTAAATCCGGACCAGGCAAAAAATATG
This genomic window contains:
- a CDS encoding zinc-dependent peptidase is translated as MEYIVAAIYVGIPLFVIGYGVWSVSNDFYIFFYNEVNYQLKVRRPLYPKYRAILHKYCAYYKLLSSQDKVEFERKLRRFMYSKRFIPRGIPVVTDEMRVLISASAIQLTFKLPEVYLAHFDKILIYPDEYYSHINKRYHLGEVNPRAGIIVLSWKAFVQGYGDLKDSYNLGIHEMAHAIHFENRIKNEEFEFLNREALFALDKITRREMANIRAGNDHLLRAYAGTNEYEFFAVTLEYFFEQPQELKREHPDLYETLKTLLNQDPLKLYKFDLH